One window of Trifolium pratense cultivar HEN17-A07 linkage group LG5, ARS_RC_1.1, whole genome shotgun sequence genomic DNA carries:
- the LOC123885124 gene encoding uncharacterized protein LOC123885124 has protein sequence MASKSLLRNVPALFNRLSLSNSKSLLNANHHQPYLFPTISKIQNIPQNDAESVKKLLSSEGFLYPCGLPCLRFFLPNGDNSSSDDPMILFPKRTFQPSTIRRKRNHGFFARKATKGGRKVIARRIAKGRFRITA, from the exons ATGGCTTCGAAATCTCTTCTCAGAAATGTACCTGCATTATTTAATCGATTATCACTATCAAATTCAAAATCGCTTCTGAATGCCAATCACCACCAACCTTACCTTTTCCCAACTAtttccaaaatccaaaatattcCTCAAAACGACGCCGAATCGGTGAAGAAACTACTTTCATCTGAAGGGTTTCTCTACCCATGTGGCCTCCCTTGTCTTCGCTTCTTTTTACCTAATG GGGATAATTCTTCATCAGATGATCCAATGATTTTATTCCCAAAAAGGACATTTCAACCTAGCACTATCCGGCGAAAGAGGAATCATGGTTTTTTTGCTCG GAAGGCAACCAAGGGTGGCAGAAAGGTAATTGCTCGAAGAATAGCTAAGGGTCGGTTTAGAATTACAGCTTAG
- the LOC123886760 gene encoding protein FAR-RED IMPAIRED RESPONSE 1-like, with protein sequence MEVDGNGEHVVDGIEEQAFNETADNYSCAVEVNDKEPYTGMKFGSQENAHSFYRDYAKVVGFGISTKHSRRSKASRQFIDVTYACTRYGKQRESIAQNPRPCLKVECEASLRIKRNCDGNWIVHNFIKHHNHELFPGYAHYFPCHRGINKAQKHCIENWQHAGVRTSQIYDAMAKQHGGYENIGCLEKDIRNHLDKGRRLALESGDANAMLECFMHMQEENPKFFYAIDLDDEDRIKNVFWVDAKGRDDYQEFGDVISFDTTYITNKYKMPFAPFIGVNNHFQSRLLGCALLSDESTHTFTWLMKTWLRVMGGKPPNAIITDQDRAMKASIKEVFPNTRHRFCLWHILRKVPEKLSHVLSKHGDFMIYLNICIYKSWSKQQFEDSWHEMVEKFQLSKDVWIHSLYEEREHWVPVYMKDTFFGGMSTTQRSESINSFFDKYVCKKTTLREFVEKYKVALQDREEAEMQADFNTWHKQPVLRTPSPFEKQMSMIYTHEVFKKFQVEILGLSGCRIVKEHKDNQVNTFKIFDFQKNEEFIVECNVSKEEISCICHLFEYNGYLCRHSLMALQAVGVFAVPPHYILRRWTKDVRSKHHKRKKKDRS encoded by the exons ATGGAAGTTGATGGAAATGGAGAGCATGTTGTTGATGGGATTGAAGAGCAAGCTTTCAATGAAACTGCCGACAATTATTCATGTGCTGTTGAGGTTAATGATAAAGAACCATACACTGGAATGAAATTTGGTTCACAAGAAAATGCTCATTCATTTTACAGGGATTATGCTAAAGTTGTCGGGTTTGGAATATCAACTAAACATAGTCGTCGTTCAAAAGCTTCGAGACAGTTTATTGATGTGACTTATGCTTGCACAAGATATGGGAAGCAGCGGGAATCCATTGCACAAAATCCACGTCCTTGTTTGAAGGTGGAATGTGAGGCTAGCTTACgtataaaaagaaattgtgaTGGAAACTGGATTGTTCACAATTTCATTAAACATCATAACCATGAACTTTTTCCAGGATATGCACATTATTTTCCTTGTCACAGAGGAATCAATAAAGCTCAAAAGCATTGTATTGAAAATTGGCAACATGCTGGAGTGAGAACAAGCCAAATTTACGATGCAATGGCCAAACAACATGGAGGATATGAAAACATTGGTTGCTTGGAGAAAGATATCAGAAATCATTTAGATAAAGGTCGGCGCTTGGCTTTAGAATCAGGAGACGCAAATGCAATGTTGGAGTGTTTTATGCACATGCAAGAAGAAAACCCAAAATTCTTTTATGCAATAGATTTGGATGATGAGGATCgtataaaaaatgtattttgggTTGATGCAAAAGGTAGAGATGACTATCAAGAGTTTGGAGATGTGATTTCGTTTGATACCACATATATCACAAATAAGTACAAAATGCCATTTGCTCCTTTTATTGGTGTAAACAATCACTTTCAATCAAGGTTACTTGGTTGTGCATTACTCTCAGATGAGTCCACACATACTTTCACATGGTTGATGAAAACATGGCTCAGAGTAATGGGTGGAAAACCTCCGAATGCAATTATAACTGATCAAGATAGAGCAATGAAAGCATCTATTAAAGAGGTATTTCCTAATACTCGACATCGTTTTTGTCTTTGGCATATACTTCGTAAGGTGCCCGAGAAGCTTAGTCATGTATTGAGTAAACATGGAGACTTCATGATATATCTCAACATATGCATTTATAAGTCTTGGTCAAAACAACAATTTGAAGATTCATGGCATGAAATGGTAGAAAAATTTCAACTATCGAAAGATGTGTGGATTCACTCTTTATATGAAGAACGTGAACATTGGGTTCCTGTTTACATGAAGGATACTTTTTTTGGTGGCATGTCAACTACTCAGAGATCAGAGAgcattaattcattttttgacaaatatgtATGTAAGAAAACTACATTACGGgaatttgttgaaaaatatAAGGTTGCTTTACAAGATAGAGAAGAGGCGGAAATGCAAGCTGATTTTAATACATGGCACAAACAACCTGTTCTTAGGACTCCATCACCTTTTGAGAAGCAAATGTCAATGATTTATACACATGAAGTcttcaaaaaatttcaagttgAAATTTTGGGATTATCTGGATGTCGTATTGTGAAAGAGCATAAAGATAATCAAGTTAACACTTTTAAAATCTTTGACTTTCAGAAAAATGAAGAGTTTATTGTAGAGTGTAATGTATCAAAAGAGGAAATATCATGCATATGTCACTTGTTTGAGTATAATGGATATCTTTGTAGACATTCATTAATGGCACTCCAAGCTGTTGGTGTATTTGCTGTCCCGCCACATTATATATTGAGAAGATGGACCAAAGATGTTAGAAGCAAGcatcacaaaaggaaaaagaaagat AGGTCCTGA
- the LOC123886759 gene encoding myb-related protein 308-like yields the protein MAHTCCHKEKVKRGLWSPEEDEKLINYITTHGQGCWSSVPKLAGLQRCGKSCRLRWINYLRPDLKRGNFSNEEAALIIELHSILGNRWAQIAKHLPGRTDNEVKNFWNSSVKKRILSHNIIPSFNTFSNVHIPFNHYQYHHQDHLYFPSSSQNLQSNFHIQNPVPEIAQPIFNPPCYEDTCSMDCVPLHLNSNQENQISKSDTTSLNIVDKLINPTTLIQQYDQCHDDDLFELEYIVPKMSDQSFEDYYACSNPIELMQQYDKCHDHHHLVEFDQPIVPKLFNDQSHEDYACSFQESSNFEAHEATIKIQGYTSSSIYSQDHTLEANQFDYNSC from the exons ATGGCACACACTTGTTGCCACAAAGAGAAGGTGAAAAGAGGACTATGGTCaccagaagaagatgaaaaactcATCAATTACATCACAACTCATGGACAAGGTTGTTGGAGCTCTGTTCCAAAACTGGCTG GTCTTCAAAGATGTGGAAAGAGTTGCAGATTAAGATGGATAAATTATCTAAGACCTGATTTGAAACGTGGAAATTTCTCTAATGAAGAAGCTGCACTCATTATAGAACTCCACAGCATTCTAGGCAATAG GTGGGCTCAAATTGCCAAACACTTACCAGGTAGAACAGACAACGAAGTGAAAAACTTTTGGAATTCATCGGTAAAGAAGAGAATCCTTTCTCACAATATTATTCCATCTTTCAACACATTTTCTAATGTTCACATCCCCTTCAATCATTATCAATATCATCATCAAGATCACCTATACTTTCCATCCTCATCTCAAAATTTACAAAGTAATTTTCATATTCAAAATCCAGTTCCAGAAATAGCACAACCAATATTTAATCCTCCTTGTTATGAAGATACATGTTCAATGGATTGTGTACCTCTTCATCTCAATTCAAATCAagaaaatcaaatttctaaAAGTGATACCACCTCACTAAATATTGTTGACAAATTAATCAACCCAACTACATTAATTCAACAATATGATCAATGTCATGATGATGACTTGTTTGAACTTGAATACATTGTGCCTAAAATGAGTGATCAAAGTTTTGAGGATTATTATGCTTGTAGCAACCCAATTGAATTAATGCAACAATATGATAAGTGTCATGATCATCATCACTTGGTTGAATTTGATCAACCAATTGTGCCTAAATTATTCAATGATCAAAGCCATGAGGATTATGCTTGTAGCTTCCAAGAATCATCTAATTTTGAAGCTCATGAAGCTACAATAAAAATTCAGGGCTACACATCAAGTAGTATTTATTCACAAGATCACACTTTGGAAGCTAATCAATTCGATTACAATTCCTGTTGA